Within the Plasmodium coatneyi strain Hackeri chromosome 6, complete sequence genome, the region AACGTTAGCGCATGATTAGCATTGTAGCAAATTATAATCTTGGCACTAAAGCTAACATGGACgtgtaaattttaaaaaaaacaaaacaaaacaattCGAGTAGGTACAAAAGTCAAACACAAAATGGGCACACGTACGTGCGcttgcacatatacacatgtatatgccAATCTGTGCGCAGCACGCGGCGGGTATACAGTTTGGCCTACTCGTCATTGCGTCACTTGGGGGGGTGAGGAGCTAGACTAAATACAGTTAACCTGCGTGAACTCGCTCCCGCATGTTtctttcctatatatatattttttcctatttttgaGGCAAATAGGAGGGTACTTCTTGGTCCATAATGAAGTGATGTTTCGGTGTGAATCGACCCCCAGGGATACTGCAATGCAGCAACCGCTATACCACTAGATTGTTACCTTCACAGATCGGGGTCGTGCCAGGGGGAAGCGGGAGACAGCTGAAATTTGCTCACCTTGGTAAGCACGCCCATGGTCCACAAGCCCTCCAAGACGTTGCCGCCGACGAAGGTCAACGTACCCCTGCCCTCCTTCCGATTGAAAGCAAAGTGCCCTGCATAAACACTACCATCTTCCTTGCAAGTGAATGTCCCAAAGCCATGTCTCTGGTCATCAACCCACTCTCCTTCGTATTTGTTCCCATTGGAGTAAACCAGAACGCCAAACCCGTTGGCCttatcatttttccattctcctTTGAATTTATCCCCGGAAGCATAAATGAGTTCGCCTTGCCCAGATTTCTTGGCAAATTTCCATTCTCCTATGTATTTATCTCCTCTACTATAAGTGAGTGTTCCCTTTCCATGTACCTTATCGTCCTTCCAGTACCCCTCGTACATTTCCCCATTCACGTAAGTCAATATACCGTAGCCATTTTTCATGTCATTAGACCAATCCCCATCGTATTTATTACCATTTAAAAACTTGTAAactcccttcccttccattttcccGTCAACCCAATCTCCTTCGTATATTCCGCCGTCAGCAAAGAAGTaggttccttttccttgcaTTTTCCCCTCAAACCAATCCCCTTCATAGGTCTctgcaattttattttcacttcctttgtACTTTACACATCCCTTCCCATGTCTCTTATCATTCTTCCACTCACCTACATATACATCCCCGTCTTCATATGTGTAGGTGCCCCTGCCATGCATTTTCCCGTCTAACCATTCACCTTCGTACATATCCCCATTGTTGTACTTTAGAGTTCCAAACCCATTTATCCTCCCATTGTCCCATTCCCCTTCGTACACATTTCCACTGACAAACTTGGCTGTTCCTTTCCCATGGATTTTATCGTCAACCCAGTCTCCTTCGTATGTTGCACCATCGGCATAGGtaaatttcccctttccttctctcttCCCATACACGAAATCCCCTTCGTACTTTTCATTCCTGGAGTACATCAGAATTCCACGCCCGTGGAACAACCCATCCTTGATGTTTCCGTTGTAGAGGTGGGTTTCCTCCGTCAGGGTGCTCGTGGCCATTCTGTTCGTATGCACCTGTTCGGAAGTAGTTACGCGGGGGCAGTTCTGCATACGTAGCTGTGTGGACACCGCAATATGCACACGCCGCTTGTTGTTTGTTGCTTGCAGATTGCGTGTTCGCCTCTACCGGCTATCGGGACAAATGTAACTTCTCCCTTACGCGGGGGTGCCTTTTTCAGTTTGGCGAAAATGTTGCgcagaagtaaaaaaaaaaaaaaaaaaaaaaaaaaaaaaattacgacaGTGACTTCACGTAGCAACTGCGAACAATTTTTCGTATGTCGCCCCTCGTATACCAGCGCATGTCTggagggaaaatattttatccaCTGAAAATGTAACAAACGCAACAACCGTTTCCAACATGATAATCGCTTCCAACACAACCGCGCCCCACCCCCGTCTACCCTTTCGTCAATTCGAACTGAACGTTCCACTCTCACCGGTCATGCGAACGACATGGCG harbors:
- a CDS encoding MORN repeat family protein translates to MATSTLTEETHLYNGNIKDGLFHGRGILMYSRNEKYEGDFVYGKREGKGKFTYADGATYEGDWVDDKIHGKGTAKFVSGNVYEGEWDNGRINGFGTLKYNNGDMYEGEWLDGKMHGRGTYTYEDGDVYVGEWKNDKRHGKGCVKYKGSENKIAETYEGDWFEGKMQGKGTYFFADGGIYEGDWVDGKMEGKGVYKFLNGNKYDGDWSNDMKNGYGILTYVNGEMYEGYWKDDKVHGKGTLTYSRGDKYIGEWKFAKKSGQGELIYASGDKFKGEWKNDKANGFGVLVYSNGNKYEGEWVDDQRHGFGTFTCKEDGSVYAGHFAFNRKEGRGTLTFVGGNVLEGLWTMGVLTKVSKFQLSPASPWHDPDL